The Zeugodacus cucurbitae isolate PBARC_wt_2022May chromosome 4, idZeuCucr1.2, whole genome shotgun sequence genome includes the window AATTGGCGCGTTTCTGTTGTGTTAATATTTCTGATAGAAAAGCAATTTCTAATGTTCACATGTTTTTAAACTTAATCTGTATAAATGGAAACTCCAAAGAGTTTAAGAAAACCACGTACTACACGTAATCCAACACCAAGATTATCGGAGAGAAAGAAAAGTTTATTTTCCGATGGCGAAATTAAAGTGGCGGGAAATGATATGTTGGAAGGAATTGAACTACTAGATTCTTCACATATAAGcgaaaataacaacataaatacaAGGAGTAGGCGTAATATTGAAAAGCTTTTAGATTCAAATCATAAATCAAGTACCATAAGTTTCCTTAACGATGCTCTTATTGATACTGAAAAACCTGTGCGTACGTCACCTTTACGCAGAAGTCCTCGTACCAAAtgtgttaaaattaatttgcagaACATTGCCTTAAAGATTCCAAGTGGTAAAGAAAATGCACCAAATACTGATCAAGCGGATTGTTCTGATGAGCAGctgcaaaaaatgtttaaatcctCAATGACGATAACCTGTAATAGTACTCCGGAAATAATAAATGGGTGCCCGGTACTACGGTCCGAAGCACACAAACGCTCTCATGAATCAACCGAAGAAAACTTGGGATTAAGTCCTcacaaaaaaactcaaaaaatttcatcatatgACGAAGTATCTGCCacaatttcaacaacaaaattttattctaCATCCCGTCCAACAAATCTATGTTCGgaagttcaaaaaaatatgtctGCCGTGATAAAATCACCACCACtaactagtaaaaatatttctccCCGAACTCGTAGTCGGCGGAGTTTcggacaaataaatattaacaaaggaGTGAAACACAAAATTAGACGACCGGTACGAACTATTGTATCGGGAAAAAGTAGCGTTCGAGGTTCACTCTCTTCTGTAGATATTGATacgatattaaaaaatgtacgcAACGAAAATCTAAAGAATCGCATCGCCTCTAAAAGAGTGGAGCGACAAAATATAGAAAAGATCCATAATATTTTCCGTTCATGTAAGAACCCAATTGAGATGGCTCGGCCCCTCACAGTTATATCAGGAATAGATGATACTAACAATAATATATCTGAATATGTTTTGTCAACAAGTAAAAACGATCAAGAAATTCAAATGGTTGAAGACATTGATACAGATTTTTCAGACATCGATAGTAATTTTGATGAATATGAAGAAATATCAAATGCAGAGGAAATTATTCCTTTAATTTCGCATGAACCAGCCACGATAGAAGCCGCTATTGTTGGAAACGATTCTCTGTCCGAGACAGCTTCTGTTCCaacgaaaaaaaagtttttcaaatcaGGTCGAAGTAACAATACGCCTAAAGAAATTCGTATTACAGATAATATTAGAGCTTCTGTTTGCAATGGTAAATTATCTTTGATacaagaagaaaagaaaataaaaaagaaaccaaaaagaaGAACGTCAAGTAAGTTcccttttaatattaatattgcactctatatatacagtggaacttctctaactcaaatcaccataatccacaaaaaaaaatcgatttagagagacttcgagttatagaatattttcatcttcaaaaagctgtaaaatatagatttaccacagttttagttatttacttcggaacatgttgtatttaaatatattaaaacatgtattttgtaattttgtttgttgcagtttgctattgttggcTCTTGATGTCTGTAATAAGTGTATATCATATTCTTTGTTCGCCTCCATgcgaatatagggactcctttaaaattgttccttgatagtagaaagttcgatttatggaaggaaatttgtttgaaatttgcctttaattgccaatttaagagttcgagttatgtagaatattgagttatggaagcaaatttgtatgaaatttgatttctaaacggtcttttcaattcaaatgtttgagttatggagatcttcgatttatagaagtttgagtgatggaagttccactgtatatataaatatgtacatatatatatttaaatttcagcTACTTATGATATATCCGATGAGCAAGCAACTGTTGAAgcgattttaaaaaatttagatgaCACGGCCTATGGGGATATGGACGAAGATTCTAAAGGCATTGTCGCTAATCAATCTATTTGTGAACAGACAGTTTTACCGAATCATTCATTGCAAACTCCTGACATGCAGCTTTCTACTGATTTGGATTATTTACAGTTTCGTAGACGGCTTCCGTACAATACGACTGATCCATCAGTAATagaacaacaacatttgttACTTGATTTTCTAATTAATAACAATATGTGCACAGAAGAAAACTTTACTATCTTCATAGCAGATCCAGACAACCATAAAGAAGAGGCTGCAAAAATTGTTGACCAAGTATTTGTATTGGTAAATGAGCAAGAATACTTTCGTCAACGTCTGCCCTATAATACCAATGACCCTGAAGTGGAAGGGCAACAACATCGAATGCTGGACtttctaattgaaaataatatatgtacggAAGAAacgtttgatatttttattgcaaattacaaTCAGAGACGTAAAGAGGCAGATGAAATAATGCAAACATTACAGAAAACAGAAAAAGAAAATGTCTCGTTAACCCCTTTACAAGACGTCGATACTGACGTGAAATTACAGAGCAATATTTCCGAAACTTCAAAACCTTCGGATAAAACGGAAGGTTCTGTTCAACAACGTGATGACGAACCTCGATTGCCTTTACCTCGGTCTAGCGAAAGCGACAAGCGTAAGCTTTTcccaatattttattcaaatccaTGGaaaccattacaacaacaatctaAACGAGACTTTTCACGAACTTTGAATTTGGGCCGGGGAGCTAATCAATACCAAATCGATGCAGGACAAAGATACTTTGGTACTCACCAATGTAAACAATGTGGTCTGGTTTACAGCATTCATGAAGCCGAGGAAGAAAAACTGCACCGGGACTATCATGCATCTTTGCATTTACTGCGATTCAAGGGTTGGATCGATGAAGATATCGTAGCTATCTACCCCGAATGGGGTGCTGATGGCCGTATTTTGCGAATCACAGAATCCTCACACAATAGACGGCATGAACGTTTAGCTGATGTATTGAAAATTGTCGATAAGGAACTGGGATTTGCCTCCTATGTTATCCCATCAACTTTTATTGTATGTTTGTCTTTACTTAATTTTCCAGCTCGTATTGATATGTACGTTTTTATTATAGGCGTATTTGGCTGTCCGTAAATACCAAATTGTTGGTCTTTGTTTAGTTGTACCCCTCGAAAAAgctaacaaatatattaaagtaGATGGGATCGACTGTTGCACTGAAGAAGAATATCCTGCcaagtaagtaaaataaaaaattttagcacTTCAAATATATACTCCATATTCCAAATTTAGATGCGGTATATCTCGTATATGGGTTTCCCCATTACATAGGCGGCTACATATAGCAACAAAACTAATAAACGCGGTCCAGCAAAACACCATATTTGGAGAGGAAATTCCATTGGATTTGATAGCATTCAGTGCCCCAACTGAAGCTGGACGAAAACTCGCGCAGAAAGTGACACAAACAGATAATTTCTTGGTGTACCAGTGAAAATAAGCATGGTCAAGATATTGGAAGAATTTGAATCTATAGCTGTGgttgtataatttaattgtgCAGCCTATATTTTTACCATGCATagcaatattttgttaatatgtTTGAAGCTGAGTTTTTTccgttatataaaaatattttagtttcaatttttcgaaattgctttattttgtataatttaatttttaataaatggtttttaattaattaggtATCAACTAAAATGATTAAAGTGAGATGAGTCACATTTTGAGTATTCATTCTAATAGTGGCAGCTTTATGTGCAACCGTGCCATGGTGAATTTAGCAGGCAaacgattttttaaaaacatgATGGACTACAAAGCAAATTCTATGGATAGCAAAGCACTATTTGAAGCCTTAGATACTGTGCAAAAAACAGCCTTCCGCGTACCAATAAATATTGGCGAAAATACTCTTGTTGGTAGCGACGAGCAGCGTCAAGTACATCCGCACAATCATAGGCGTACGCTTGTAAAATTTTACTACGCCAATACTCAACAGATTAAGCTTGGTATTGAAACAGCATTGTGTAGTAAAAAACATTGGCAGAATACTAATCTGTCAGAAAGGGCCGAAATCTGGCGTAAATGTGCTGACATTATCGCTGAAGAAGATCATCATATGTTGAATGCTGCGATAATTTTGGGACAAGCTAAAACCCCGGAAGAAGCTGAGAAAGACACTTTCCAGTTAATTAATTTGTTGCGAAAAAGTGCCGATTATATACTACGTCTATCCCAAATTAATCTAAGCAATAGCAATCCTGAGCGAATCAAAACAACATACTTCCAGCGGCCACTCAACGGATTCGTTTCAGCTATTTCACCGTTC containing:
- the LOC105217049 gene encoding N-acetyltransferase eco, producing METPKSLRKPRTTRNPTPRLSERKKSLFSDGEIKVAGNDMLEGIELLDSSHISENNNINTRSRRNIEKLLDSNHKSSTISFLNDALIDTEKPVRTSPLRRSPRTKCVKINLQNIALKIPSGKENAPNTDQADCSDEQLQKMFKSSMTITCNSTPEIINGCPVLRSEAHKRSHESTEENLGLSPHKKTQKISSYDEVSATISTTKFYSTSRPTNLCSEVQKNMSAVIKSPPLTSKNISPRTRSRRSFGQININKGVKHKIRRPVRTIVSGKSSVRGSLSSVDIDTILKNVRNENLKNRIASKRVERQNIEKIHNIFRSCKNPIEMARPLTVISGIDDTNNNISEYVLSTSKNDQEIQMVEDIDTDFSDIDSNFDEYEEISNAEEIIPLISHEPATIEAAIVGNDSLSETASVPTKKKFFKSGRSNNTPKEIRITDNIRASVCNGKLSLIQEEKKIKKKPKRRTSTTYDISDEQATVEAILKNLDDTAYGDMDEDSKGIVANQSICEQTVLPNHSLQTPDMQLSTDLDYLQFRRRLPYNTTDPSVIEQQHLLLDFLINNNMCTEENFTIFIADPDNHKEEAAKIVDQVFVLVNEQEYFRQRLPYNTNDPEVEGQQHRMLDFLIENNICTEETFDIFIANYNQRRKEADEIMQTLQKTEKENVSLTPLQDVDTDVKLQSNISETSKPSDKTEGSVQQRDDEPRLPLPRSSESDKRKLFPIFYSNPWKPLQQQSKRDFSRTLNLGRGANQYQIDAGQRYFGTHQCKQCGLVYSIHEAEEEKLHRDYHASLHLLRFKGWIDEDIVAIYPEWGADGRILRITESSHNRRHERLADVLKIVDKELGFASYVIPSTFIAYLAVRKYQIVGLCLVVPLEKANKYIKVDGIDCCTEEEYPAKCGISRIWVSPLHRRLHIATKLINAVQQNTIFGEEIPLDLIAFSAPTEAGRKLAQKVTQTDNFLVYQ